A genome region from Nitrospinaceae bacterium includes the following:
- a CDS encoding hydantoinase/oxoprolinase family protein, with translation MTTQPRPKASARRKLIAAIDIGGTFTDIVIYDLGSGKSLVGKYLTTSHDPSIGALAGLRSLLDESGFRFKELGQAIHATTLATNAIIERKGATTGLVTTKGFQDVLLIGRESRYDIYDLVPEFPEPLVPGPMRSELTERISGTGEVLQPLSPQEVKVTIQELVDKGANSIAVCLLHSYINSEHEDAIAEAIVESFPHINFSLSSMVCPEIREYERTSTTVVNAYIQPIVSRYLEDLEANLDDVPLYIMLSNGGIATAGSASRTPVRMIESGPAGGALSAAYFGGQSGYEDLIAFDMGGTTAKTCIIEKSKPHFTFNFEIARVKRFKKNSGLPIQVPCIDLIEAGAGGGSIAYIDEMGLLKVGPESQGATPGPACYGLGGDKPTVTDADLILGYINPDYFLGGVMDIFPEAAAQAIRKNIAEPLKTQEVQAAWGIHELVNETMAAATRIQLSERGKDPRNFTLVATGGAGPVHAFHLARKVGIHRIICPPAAGLASSLGLLTVPFKVDTVDSYVASLEDIDLAKLNTLMVERENQCHDILKDAGVKERDIKIERMADISFEGQGFPMTVPIPAGPLKPNHLEIIEKSFLDHYIETHGRAIKDVPLRVFNWRIFGIGPSPEVNFKFSNFPTKGSGNPLKGTQRIFLPETKGFRKVNVYNRYLLRPNQKFKGPALVEERETTTVIGSRSNFSIDKNLNLIIEL, from the coding sequence ATGACTACTCAACCACGCCCCAAAGCATCGGCACGGCGAAAGCTGATCGCCGCAATAGATATTGGCGGTACTTTCACCGACATCGTGATTTACGACCTCGGTAGCGGTAAATCCTTGGTCGGGAAATATCTCACCACCTCTCACGATCCATCCATCGGAGCCCTAGCCGGGCTCAGATCGTTGCTCGATGAGTCTGGATTCCGCTTCAAGGAACTTGGCCAAGCCATACATGCCACGACACTGGCCACCAACGCCATCATCGAGCGCAAAGGCGCCACCACCGGCCTCGTAACCACCAAAGGCTTCCAGGATGTCCTCCTCATCGGCCGCGAATCGAGATACGACATTTACGATCTCGTCCCGGAGTTTCCCGAACCACTGGTTCCGGGTCCGATGCGGAGCGAGCTCACCGAGCGCATCTCGGGCACAGGAGAAGTCCTGCAGCCGCTCAGCCCCCAGGAAGTGAAAGTCACCATACAGGAACTCGTCGATAAAGGAGCAAACTCTATCGCCGTGTGCCTGCTTCACTCCTACATCAATTCCGAGCACGAGGACGCCATCGCCGAGGCCATCGTCGAATCGTTCCCGCACATCAACTTCAGCCTCTCGTCCATGGTGTGTCCCGAGATTCGCGAATACGAGAGAACGTCCACAACCGTTGTGAACGCCTATATTCAACCAATCGTTTCGAGATATCTTGAAGACCTCGAAGCGAATCTTGATGATGTACCGCTTTATATCATGCTCTCGAATGGGGGCATTGCCACCGCCGGTTCAGCCTCAAGAACACCTGTCCGGATGATCGAGTCAGGCCCGGCGGGTGGTGCACTTTCGGCCGCCTACTTCGGCGGTCAGAGTGGTTATGAAGATCTGATTGCCTTCGACATGGGCGGCACCACGGCCAAGACCTGCATCATCGAAAAATCCAAACCACATTTTACATTCAACTTCGAAATCGCCCGGGTAAAGCGGTTCAAGAAAAACAGCGGGCTTCCCATCCAGGTTCCCTGCATCGACCTGATCGAGGCCGGAGCTGGTGGCGGGAGCATCGCCTACATCGACGAGATGGGGCTCCTCAAGGTGGGGCCTGAGAGCCAGGGCGCCACACCCGGCCCGGCTTGCTACGGACTCGGCGGCGACAAGCCAACCGTCACCGATGCAGATCTTATTCTGGGCTACATCAACCCAGACTATTTCCTCGGCGGGGTAATGGATATTTTCCCCGAGGCAGCAGCCCAGGCCATCCGGAAAAACATTGCTGAGCCGCTCAAGACCCAGGAAGTTCAGGCCGCTTGGGGTATTCATGAACTCGTAAACGAGACCATGGCCGCCGCCACGCGAATCCAACTCTCCGAGCGCGGAAAAGACCCCCGCAACTTCACGCTCGTCGCGACAGGCGGCGCCGGACCCGTCCACGCATTCCATCTGGCGAGAAAAGTTGGCATCCATCGCATCATCTGCCCGCCTGCGGCTGGGCTCGCCTCAAGCCTGGGACTGCTCACCGTGCCCTTCAAGGTTGATACAGTCGATAGTTATGTCGCCTCGCTTGAGGACATCGATCTGGCAAAGCTCAACACGCTGATGGTCGAGCGGGAAAATCAGTGTCACGACATCCTCAAGGACGCTGGCGTGAAAGAGCGCGACATTAAGATTGAGCGTATGGCCGACATAAGCTTCGAGGGCCAAGGCTTCCCGATGACGGTTCCGATTCCTGCAGGACCGCTCAAGCCGAACCACTTGGAAATTATCGAAAAATCGTTCTTGGACCATTATATCGAAACACACGGTCGCGCCATCAAAGATGTTCCGCTCCGTGTATTCAACTGGCGCATCTTCGGCATCGGCCCCTCTCCTGAAGTCAATTTCAAATTCTCCAACTTCCCCACCAAGGGAAGCGGCAACCCGCTCAAAGGAACACAGCGGATTTTCCTGCCGGAGACCAAGGGATTCAGGAAGGTTAATGTTTACAACCGCTACCTTCTACGGCCAAACCAGAAGTTCAAGGGGCCGGCCCTTGTTGAGGAGCGTGAAACCACAACAGTAATCGGGTCTCGCTCGAATTTTTCGATCGATAAAAACCTGAACCTAATCATTGAGCTGTAG